In the genome of Treponema pedis, one region contains:
- a CDS encoding tetratricopeptide repeat protein — protein sequence MKPDKKISLALSIVFLFSFFLSCSGKTKEEIFTEKLNTVDSYIIQGNYSKALKNLKSLQKKAVNSKNYLSIVKRQLKLNAVFDAVITLEKGIKAFPASPELAAVLISVLIDSGKPGEAVLYFQHIENSAYASLGAEAAITSGMEPDLNKGLLKAAFDVTDEQVFLKNEALQLASKGRLKEAASLRSLINEETAPEDPYFWSCLSYDLGRFEPVFNDLYFSLVYADKDGGFGKNADFARRHLMLAADASFGQEDTERSRSFWQAAADRGAGKMPIIFYNLALTAPDEGERADLLLECIEQYSDYYPVIARYTREYIALREAASKDDIASYLEERGFYSMQMEKTYFTSPKMKYSPQTLLMRAMEKPDFDLKFVIENFRYGLFKDRSENSLRRGTGDMWKIVEKYGSSPVIREYAKWYFSNLRDFDACFSVAEIGKRTEDSFYKGLSFAVSGDFENALSEFAAAALNPENAYAATANTAYIQYLQGKPETAIETFSLAASMTQDKKKQSRLHYEAALILAERKAFNRAISVLGYSLELNPQNYQAEVLLKRLKQAQ from the coding sequence ATGAAACCTGATAAAAAGATTTCTTTAGCCTTATCCATCGTTTTTCTTTTTTCCTTTTTTTTATCGTGTTCGGGTAAAACTAAGGAGGAGATTTTTACTGAAAAACTTAATACCGTTGACAGTTATATTATTCAAGGGAATTATTCCAAGGCATTAAAGAATTTAAAATCATTGCAAAAAAAAGCCGTAAATTCGAAAAATTATTTAAGTATAGTTAAACGTCAATTAAAACTTAATGCGGTTTTTGATGCGGTTATTACTCTCGAAAAGGGTATAAAGGCCTTTCCCGCTTCCCCCGAGCTTGCGGCTGTTTTAATTTCGGTGCTTATAGATTCGGGGAAACCTGGGGAAGCCGTCTTATATTTTCAGCATATTGAAAACTCGGCTTATGCTTCTTTGGGGGCGGAGGCCGCAATTACTTCAGGTATGGAACCGGATTTAAATAAGGGCTTGTTAAAAGCCGCTTTTGATGTTACCGACGAGCAGGTTTTTTTAAAAAATGAAGCTCTTCAACTTGCTTCCAAAGGAAGGCTTAAAGAAGCCGCTTCTTTACGTTCTTTAATAAATGAAGAGACCGCTCCTGAAGACCCGTATTTTTGGAGCTGTCTTTCGTACGACTTGGGACGGTTTGAACCTGTTTTTAACGATTTATATTTTTCTCTTGTTTATGCCGATAAGGACGGCGGTTTCGGTAAAAATGCCGATTTTGCACGCCGACATTTAATGCTTGCTGCCGACGCATCTTTCGGGCAGGAAGATACGGAGCGGTCAAGAAGTTTTTGGCAAGCTGCGGCCGACAGAGGTGCGGGGAAAATGCCGATTATATTTTACAATCTGGCTTTAACCGCTCCTGATGAAGGAGAGAGAGCCGATTTGCTTCTTGAATGTATAGAGCAATATTCCGATTATTACCCGGTAATTGCGCGCTATACGCGGGAATATATAGCTTTACGGGAAGCCGCCTCGAAAGACGATATAGCTTCTTATTTGGAAGAGCGCGGATTTTATTCTATGCAGATGGAAAAAACTTATTTTACCTCGCCTAAAATGAAATACAGTCCGCAAACTCTTTTAATGCGCGCTATGGAAAAACCGGATTTCGATTTAAAATTCGTCATTGAGAATTTCAGATACGGCTTGTTTAAAGACCGTTCCGAAAATTCCCTAAGGCGCGGCACAGGAGATATGTGGAAAATTGTAGAAAAATACGGTTCTTCTCCGGTAATTAGGGAATATGCAAAATGGTACTTTTCCAATTTAAGGGATTTTGATGCTTGTTTCAGCGTTGCCGAAATAGGCAAACGTACTGAAGATTCTTTTTATAAAGGGCTTTCATTTGCGGTAAGCGGAGACTTTGAAAACGCTCTTTCGGAATTTGCCGCCGCAGCTTTAAACCCTGAAAATGCTTATGCGGCAACTGCAAATACGGCTTATATCCAATACTTACAGGGAAAACCTGAAACTGCAATTGAAACTTTTTCGCTTGCTGCGTCTATGACGCAGGATAAAAAAAAGCAAAGCAGGCTTCATTATGAAGCGGCTCTTATTCTTGCGGAAAGAAAGGCCTTTAACCGTGCAATAAGCGTTTTAGGTTATTCGCTTGAATTAAATCCGCAAAACTATCAAGCGGAAGTTTTATTAAAGCGTTTAAAACAGGCTCAATGA
- the nusB gene encoding transcription antitermination factor NusB, with translation MNIGRRRGRILAFQALCAWDAGASVLDDLLTFSWRNGEDGFSTENSGSGNAYLFSKMMVLGTIENIEEIDRCIQSNLDNWSLERLNSVDRAILRLSAYSLLYQKDIPAPIIIDEAINLAKEFGTDDSYKFVNAVLDSIKKTA, from the coding sequence ATGAATATAGGAAGAAGAAGAGGACGCATTCTCGCTTTTCAAGCCTTATGTGCTTGGGACGCGGGAGCCAGCGTCCTTGATGATTTATTGACCTTTTCATGGCGCAACGGCGAAGACGGCTTTTCAACTGAAAATTCGGGCAGCGGCAATGCTTATCTTTTTTCGAAAATGATGGTTCTTGGAACAATTGAAAATATTGAAGAAATAGATAGATGTATTCAATCCAATCTCGATAATTGGTCATTGGAGCGGCTTAATTCCGTAGATAGGGCGATTTTACGTTTAAGCGCTTATTCTCTTTTATATCAAAAAGATATTCCCGCACCTATTATTATAGATGAGGCTATAAACCTTGCCAAAGAGTTCGGTACGGACGATTCTTATAAATTCGTAAATGCGGTACTTGACAGTATCAAAAAGACCGCTTAA
- a CDS encoding SurA N-terminal domain-containing protein codes for MKKGIVIGILLFCFFGAAFAQSDLQAIAQINLFKKEPVTLGQLKKFVSEAEKLVDKKLTVEERKRALDNLIGQRLLLQAAEKEGLRALDSEVKDYFNNILASQVGYPITESEFAKLVKQKYNQSLDEFFKSNTGSSVAEAKKMLKEQILIQKYVTSKKAEEIQRMSQPTDGDIRRQYELNKQNFFRPDTMKLVIVGVMKKGNDSSERDQIKKLNEKVKKNVKVIADVQKNAEKEGYAVQIRYAVKNAAGAEALGLQPEALMQIFENPVNFVSDITEMQDNRQFFVITEKYDSKLLTLSDVIDPNQPITVYEYIKNVLSSQLQTAALQRAIQGLMESLRTAENTVLIKTGSDLDKILSW; via the coding sequence ATGAAGAAAGGTATAGTTATCGGAATTTTGTTGTTTTGTTTTTTCGGTGCCGCTTTTGCACAAAGCGATTTACAGGCGATTGCACAGATTAATCTTTTTAAAAAAGAGCCTGTTACGCTCGGGCAGCTTAAAAAGTTTGTTTCGGAAGCTGAAAAACTTGTAGACAAAAAATTGACTGTAGAAGAACGGAAGAGGGCCTTGGATAATTTAATCGGACAGAGGTTATTATTACAGGCCGCCGAAAAAGAAGGGTTAAGAGCTCTCGATTCCGAAGTAAAAGATTATTTTAACAATATCTTGGCAAGTCAAGTCGGATATCCCATAACGGAAAGCGAATTTGCAAAGCTGGTAAAGCAAAAATATAATCAGTCTCTTGATGAATTTTTTAAAAGCAATACGGGAAGCAGCGTTGCCGAAGCGAAAAAAATGCTCAAAGAGCAAATTCTTATTCAAAAATACGTTACATCAAAAAAAGCTGAAGAAATTCAGCGTATGTCGCAGCCTACGGACGGCGATATAAGAAGGCAATACGAATTAAATAAACAGAATTTTTTCAGACCCGATACAATGAAACTTGTAATAGTGGGTGTGATGAAAAAGGGAAATGATTCTTCGGAACGGGACCAAATAAAAAAATTAAATGAAAAAGTTAAAAAGAATGTAAAGGTCATAGCGGATGTTCAAAAAAATGCCGAAAAAGAAGGCTATGCCGTACAAATCCGCTATGCCGTTAAAAATGCGGCCGGAGCCGAAGCCCTCGGGTTACAGCCTGAAGCCTTAATGCAAATTTTTGAAAATCCCGTTAATTTTGTTTCCGATATTACGGAGATGCAGGATAATAGACAGTTTTTTGTTATTACCGAAAAGTACGATTCTAAGTTATTGACGTTAAGCGATGTTATTGACCCGAATCAACCTATAACCGTTTACGAATATATTAAAAACGTTCTTTCATCTCAGCTGCAAACCGCAGCTCTTCAAAGAGCAATTCAAGGGCTTATGGAAAGTTTACGTACTGCGGAAAATACCGTGCTGATTAAAACGGGTTCCGATTTGGACAAGATTCTTTCTTGGTAA
- a CDS encoding alanine--tRNA ligase — protein MNKKITADELRSKYIEFFKSKNHAEISGRSLIPENDPTVLFTTAGMHPLVPYLMGEPHPAGTRLTDTQKCVRTGDIDDVGDDSHLTFFEMLGNWSLGDYFKNESIRYSFEFLTDEKYLGIPIEDLSVTVFEGNEEAPRDEESASIWNELGIPRERIFFLPKEDNWWGPAGETGPCGPDTEIFVDTGKPACGKDCKPGCHCGKYFEIWNNVFMQFHKNKDGTISPLSRCCVDTGMGVERTVAMLQGKPSVYDTEVFSSIINSIENLSGVKYKACEKSDMSIRIIADHVRTASFILGDPKTVTPSNIGAGYVLRRIIRRAIRHGKKLGIEGNFLQTVAAAVIEQNKAFYTELKEKESFILNELKTEEDKFLDTLKKGEAEFEKLLPNLLKNPKKVIPGRMAFKLYDTYGFPIELTEELASEHGMTVNREEFEDAFKKHQELSRAGSEQVFKGGLADHSEQTTAYHTATHLLHKALRMVLGEHVQQKGSNITAERLRFDFSHPAPMTDDEKKEVERLVNEAITADLPVTMEVMPLEDAKKKGAMALFGEKYEDVVKVYKIGDFSLEVCGGPHVEHTGTLGHFVIQKEQSSSAGVRRIKAVLK, from the coding sequence ATGAATAAAAAAATTACAGCCGATGAGCTTAGGTCTAAATATATTGAATTCTTTAAAAGTAAAAACCATGCTGAAATTTCAGGGCGCTCTCTAATTCCGGAAAACGACCCTACGGTTTTGTTTACTACCGCCGGAATGCATCCTCTTGTTCCCTATTTGATGGGAGAACCTCACCCCGCCGGAACACGTCTTACCGATACGCAAAAATGCGTGCGTACGGGCGATATAGACGATGTAGGGGATGACTCGCACTTAACATTTTTTGAAATGCTCGGCAATTGGTCTTTAGGCGATTATTTTAAAAACGAATCCATAAGATACAGTTTTGAATTTTTAACCGATGAAAAATATCTGGGTATTCCTATCGAAGACCTTTCGGTTACCGTTTTTGAAGGAAACGAAGAAGCTCCCCGCGATGAAGAATCGGCTTCCATTTGGAATGAACTCGGTATTCCGCGCGAGCGTATTTTCTTTTTACCTAAAGAAGATAATTGGTGGGGGCCTGCGGGAGAAACGGGACCTTGCGGACCTGATACGGAAATTTTTGTAGATACGGGAAAACCTGCTTGCGGAAAGGATTGTAAACCGGGTTGCCATTGCGGTAAGTATTTTGAAATATGGAATAACGTTTTTATGCAGTTCCATAAAAATAAAGACGGAACTATATCTCCTTTAAGCCGCTGCTGTGTAGATACGGGAATGGGTGTTGAAAGAACCGTTGCAATGCTTCAGGGAAAACCTTCCGTTTACGATACGGAGGTATTTTCTTCAATAATAAATTCAATTGAAAATTTAAGCGGAGTAAAATATAAGGCTTGTGAAAAATCGGATATGTCCATAAGAATAATTGCCGATCACGTAAGAACGGCCTCATTTATTTTAGGAGACCCCAAAACTGTAACCCCTTCCAATATCGGAGCAGGCTATGTTCTTCGCAGAATTATAAGACGGGCAATCAGGCACGGTAAAAAACTCGGCATAGAAGGAAACTTTTTACAGACGGTTGCCGCCGCCGTTATAGAGCAAAATAAGGCTTTTTATACTGAACTTAAAGAAAAAGAATCCTTTATTTTAAACGAATTAAAAACGGAAGAAGATAAATTCCTTGATACCTTAAAAAAGGGTGAAGCTGAATTTGAAAAACTCCTTCCGAATCTTTTAAAAAACCCGAAAAAGGTTATTCCGGGACGTATGGCGTTTAAACTGTACGATACTTACGGCTTTCCGATTGAACTTACGGAAGAGCTGGCTTCGGAGCACGGTATGACTGTAAACCGTGAAGAGTTTGAAGACGCTTTTAAAAAGCATCAGGAACTTTCGCGGGCGGGGAGCGAACAGGTGTTTAAAGGAGGCTTAGCCGACCATTCCGAGCAAACTACGGCATATCACACGGCAACGCATCTTTTACATAAGGCTTTGCGTATGGTCTTGGGAGAGCATGTTCAGCAAAAAGGTTCCAATATTACCGCAGAACGGCTCCGTTTCGACTTTTCTCACCCTGCACCCATGACGGATGATGAAAAAAAAGAGGTGGAAAGACTCGTAAACGAGGCTATTACCGCCGACTTGCCGGTAACAATGGAAGTTATGCCTTTGGAAGATGCCAAGAAAAAAGGCGCTATGGCATTATTCGGTGAAAAATATGAAGATGTTGTAAAGGTTTACAAAATAGGAGATTTTTCATTGGAGGTTTGCGGAGGCCCTCATGTGGAACATACGGGAACTTTAGGGCATTTTGTAATACAAAAAGAGCAGTCTTCTTCAGCCGGAGTGCGCAGAATTAAAGCGGTTTTAAAATAA